Below is a window of Burkholderia cepacia DNA.
GCGCACGCGTCCGCCGGTCGTGCAGAACGTGACGATCTCGGACGTGAAGGCGAGCAACGTGACGCTGAACGGCGTGACCGCGTCGTGCTTCCAGGCGATCGTCGCGCAGGGGCCCGTCGCGTTCGACTACAACGGCACACCGCCCACGCCTGCCGTGCAGCCGATCTCCGGCGTGACGATCAGCAACTGCGACTTCGGCACGCCGGTCGCGTCGGGCACGCCGACGGTCACGTCGCCGGGGCCGATCTATGCGTTCAACGTGAACGCGATGACGCTGACGAACGTGACGATCGCCGGGCAGGCCGTCAACACGACGATCACCGACAAGCGGTGATGCAATGAGGTGAGCGTGCAAGGGCGTTCGCGTGCGGGGTGGTCGGTCGATGCATGCGAACGCAACGTCAACGGCAAAAGCGAGTGCGAGCGAACGTGAACGCGTTACGCGAGCGTCTTGACCATGTGGTGCTCGTCGTAGAACTTGCCATCGACGTACAGCGAGCGCGGTTCCGTGCCGAACCGCACGAACCCTTGCGACGCATACAGCCGCTCCGCGGTGCCGTTGACCTCGTTCACGCACAGCATCAGCTGCTTGCACTGCCACGCCTGCGCGGCATGCCCGGTCGCACTTTCGAGCAGCGTCTGCGCGATACCCTGCCCGCGATACGCGGGATCGACGAACACGCCCCAGATCGTCGCCTTGTGCGCGATCTTCGTGCGCGCATCGCGGCGCACGCCGGTGATGCCGACGAGCGTATCGCCGTCGAACGCACCGAACACGGCACGTTCGTGGGTCGGCGTGATGCGCGTCGCGAATTCGTCGACCGGCACCTGCGATTCCTCGTCGAGCGTCGGCAGGAAGGACGTGGGCGCGGTGTCGACCGCACGCAGGCGAACGGTCTGGAAGCGGGCGGCGTCGGCCGCATCGAGCAGGCGGGTCGTGATCGTCATCGGGTGAATTCCGGTTGGGGATTGTGCATGTCGGTGCGGGCTGCCGTAGCCGCAGGATGCATCGTCCTTATCCTAATGGGAATTCGGATGTCGCGTGGCGCTGTTCGGCGCATTGCGCATGCCAGCGGCGCCGGAACGGTGTGCCCGTGCGCGAATGACGGTCACGCAGCCATGCTGGCGTGACGAAAGGGGGGGGCGTGAGACGTGCGCGCGATCAGCTCACACGCACGCAACGGGCATCAATAACGCGACAGCTGATTGCCGTTGATCTGCACGCGGTCGCCCGGACGCAGGTTGCCCGGTGACTGCACGTCGAACGAGCGCATCGAGCCGTCGCTGACCTGCACGTCGATCCGGTAGCTGCTCGGGCCCTGCGCGGCGCCCATCTGCTGACCGATCTGGTTGCCGGCCACCGCACCGCCGAGCGCGCCGATCACGGTCGCGGCATCGCGGCCATGACCGCGGCCGACCTGGTTGCCGAGCACGCCGCCGATGAGTGCGCCGACGACGGTGCCGGCCACACCCGACGGGCCGACCGAGCCGTTGACCGGCTGAATGTTCGCGACGGTGCCGTATTGCGCGCCGTACGGGTTCGCGTATTGCTGTTGCTGATTGCCATACTGGTCATACGGCTGCGTCCCGTACTGCGACTGGTTGCCATACTGATCGTACGGCTGCGGCGCCTGGTTCGGATACGCCGGTTGCTGCTGCACGTAGCCCGGTTGCGAGTACGCGGGCTGCGCGTAGCCGGGCGTCGCGTATTGCTGCTGCTGTGGATAGCCCGGTTGCGCGCCGTAGTAGCCGGGCGCGACACAGGCGGTCAGCGGGAGCGCCGCCACGGCGACGAGCGAGGCGAACAGAACGGTCTTCGTGGAGGGCATGCGCATCATGATGTTTCCTGCATCGGCAACGTGTCCGCCGACTGATTCCCGGATGGGTGGCGAACTCGGCGTGAGTATAAGGAATGGCCGGATGCGCGTCCGGTGCGGCCGGGTAACAACGTGTAAAGTCTGTTGCCGCGTAAATCGCCAGCCGGGCGGGGTGTTCGAGCCATGCCCGACAAGGGCGCGAGACGGCTTCCGGCCGGCCGCGCGACGGTGAGGCGGCCCACGTGTTTCAGGCGGCGATTCCGTCGCCTCCCCTGCGATCGAACCCCGTCGCCGTGCCAGGTCCCGCGGGCGTGCGCGCCGCACATCGCGAAATCGAATGCGCGGCATCGCGACATTTAATTGGCCTCGGGCGGCAGCGTCCGATATCGTGGCCGGATTCCCTGCCAAGGGTCGCGCCGCGCCGGCTGCGGTTCCTTCCCCTGTCCGCGCCGGTGGCGCGCCGCGACCGCCCCACATTCCAAGCCATGACCGAACGCTTCTTCATCAACGCCGTCGATGCCGGCGGCCAGCCCGTCAACCTCGTCGTCCGTGACGGCCGCTTCACCGAGATCGGCGCCGAGTGCGCAGCCGCGCCCGGCGCTCAGACGATCGACCTCGACGGCCGCGTCGTGCTGCCCGGTTTCGTCGACGGCCACATCCATCTCGACAAGAGCTTCGTCGGCGATCGCTGGGTGCCGCACGAACCGGTCGGCTCGCTGCGCGAGCGGCTCGCGGTCGAGAAGCGCCAGCTCGCCGCTGCTCCGCCGATCGTCGAGCGCGCGAACGCGCTGATCGCGCAGGCCGCCGCATTCGGCACGATCGCGATGCGCAGCCACGTCGACGTCGATGCGACGACGGGCCTGTCGAACCTGCAGGCCGTGATGGCCGCGCGCGAGCAGTGGCGCGGGATCGTCGACATCGAACTGGTCGCGTTTCCGCAGGCCGGCGTCGTGACGTGCCCGGGCACGGCCGAGGTGCTCGACGCAGCCGTGCGCGAAGGCGCGGACGTGGTCGGCGGGATTGACCCGACGACGCTCGACGGCGACGCGGACGGCCAGCTCGACATCGTGTTCGGCATCGCCGAGAAGCGCGGCGTGAAGATCGACATCCACCTGCACGAGCCGGGCGAAACCGGCATCGCGCAACTGCTGCGGATCGCGGCGCGCACGCGCGCGACCGGGCTCGGCGGGCGCGTGAACGTGAGCCATGCGTACGCGCTCGGCCAGGTGAGCGACGATGACGTGCAGCGCACCGCGGCGGCACTGGCCGAAGCAGGCGTGTCGATCCTGACGAATGCGCCGGGCGACTGTGCATTTCCGCCGGTGCAGCAGCTGCGCGATGCGGGTGTGCACGTGTTCGCGGGCAACGACAACATCCGCGACGCGTGGTGGCCGTACGGTAACGGCGACATGCTGCAGCGCGCGATGATGGTCGGCTACCGGTCGGGTTTCTACACCGACGAAGCGCTCGGCGTCGCACTCGACATGGCGACGCATGCCGGCGCACGCGCGATCGGCAAGGAACGCTACGGCATCGCGGTCGGCTGCGACGCGAGCTTCGTCGCGGTGCGCGCGCCGAACGCGGCGGCGGCCGTCGCGGGCGTCCCGGCCGAGCGCTGGGTATTCCGCCGCGGCGAGAGCGATACGGGTGCGCCGTTCGCCCCGTCGCTGCGCTTCACGCGCTGACCTGATGACCGGCAGCACGGCATGCGCCGTGCCTGCTTCGCACTGACCGACCACACCGGAACCGACATGACGAACCTGCTGATCCGCAACGTCCGCACGAGCGCCGACACCGCGCTCGACATCCTGATCGAAGGCGACCGCATCGCGCGCGTCGGCCCGTCGCTCGACGCGCCCGCCGGCTGCGCGATCGAGGACGGCGCGCTCGCGCTCGCGCTGCCTGGCCTCGTCGAAGGCCACACGCACCTCGACAAGACGCACTGGGGAATGCCGTGGTATCGCAACCAGGTCGGGCCGCGCCTCGTCGATCGCATCGAGAACGAACGCCACTATCGCGCGACGAGCGGCCATGACGCGGGCGCTGCGTCGCTCGCGCTGGCACGCGCATTCCTCGCGGCCGGCACGACGCGCATTCGCACGCACGTCGACGTCGATACCGAAGCCGGGCTGCGCCATCTGCACGGCGTGCTCGCGACGCGCGAGACGCTGCGCGGGCAGGTCGAGATCCAGATCGTCGCGTTTCCGCAATCGGGCGTGCTCAAGCGGCCGGGCACCGACGCGCTGCTGTCCGACGCGCTCGGCGCCGGCGCCGACCTGCTCGGCGGGCTCGACCCGTGCGCGATCGAAGGCGATCCGGTCGAGGCGGTGGACGTGCTGTTTGCGATCGCCGAGCGCCACGGCCGCGGGCTCGACATCCACCTGCACGAGCGCGCGTCGATGGGGGCGTACTCGCTCGACCTGATCCTGCAGCGCACGGCCGCGCACGGCATGCAGGGGAAGGTCACGATCAGCCACGGCTTCTGTCTCGGCGATATCGCCGAGCGCGAGCGCGATGCGCTGCTCGCCCGGATGGCCGAGCTCGGCGTGGCCATCGTCACGACCGCGCCGGCGGCGGTGCCGGTGCCGTCGGTGGTCGCGTGCCGCGCGGCGGGCGTGACGGTGATCGGCGGCAACGACGGCGTGCGCGACACGTGGTCGCCGTACGGTTCGCCCGACATGCTCGAACGCGCGATGCTGATCGGCATGCGCAACGATTTCCGCCGCGACGATGCGCTCGAAGTCGCGCTCGACTGCGTGACGCACAGCGCGGCGCGCGGCTGCGGCTTCGCGGATTACGGGCTGCAGCCCGGCAGCCGCGCGGATGTCGTGCTCGTCGATGCGCTGACGTTCGCCGAGGCCGTCGTCGCACGGCCGGTGCGACGCCTCGTCGTGTCGTCCGGGAAGATCGTCGCCCGCAACGGCGCACTCGTCTGAGTGGGGCGTCGCCCCGGTATGATCCGGATTTCAGCCGGATTTCCGGGGAGACGACGATGCGACGCACGACAGCGGCACGGGCCGCACGATGGATGGCGGCGGCCCTGTTCGCCGTGACGGCCGCGCATGCGGCGGCGGCCGGCCCGACCGACGCGCAGCAGGAAGCCAACCGGCGGACGGTGCTCGCGTTCTACGAGAAAGGCCTGAACGAAAAGGACGCCGATGCCGCGCTCGCGTATGTCGGCGATCGCTACGTGCAGCACAACCCGAATGCGGCTGACGGCCGCGACGGCTTTCGCAAGTTCGTCGCCTTTCTGCGCGACAAATATCCACAGTCGCATAGCGAGATCAAGCGCTCCTTCGTCGATGGCGACTACGTGATCCTGCACGTGCACGCGGTGCGCGAACCAGGTACGCGCGGCAGCGCGATCATGGACATCTTCAAGCTCGAGAACGGCAAGATCGTCGAGCACTGGGACGTCAACCAGCCGGTGCCCGAGCAGGCCGCGAACGGCAATACGATGTTCTGACGGGTATCGGGCGCGGGACGTGCCGATGCCCCCGCGATCGCATCGCATCGGCCGTGCCCGAGGCGTCGCGCCGCCCGTTCCCTTGGCGCATTCGGCTTTCGCTTTCCTACTGCTCCTCGTGCTCCAGCATCGCCGCGAGCGTCTTCGTCAGTTCGCTGACCATCGGGTCGGCCGTCGGCCGGTGCAGGATCGCGATGTCCATGTGCTCGATCGGCGCGAAACCCTGCGTCGCGGTCAGCACGACGTGCTCGTCGGTCACCACGCGCGCGGGCAGCACGCTGATGCCGAGCCCGTCCGCGACGGCCGCCTGGATGCCGCTCAGGCTCGACGTCGTGAAGCTGATCCGCCAGCGGCGGCCGCGCTCCTCGATCGCCTTGATCATGTCGTCGCGGTAAAGCCCGCGCGGCGGAAACACGACGATCGGCACCGGGTCGAGATCGATCGACGGATGCGTCGCGCTGTCGATCCAGCGCAGTTTCTCGGGCCAGCGCACGACGGCCTCGCGGCTGTCGCGCCGCTGCTTGATCAAAACGAGGTCGAGTTCGCCGCGGTCGTACGCGGCGCTGATGTCGCGGCTCAGCCCGCACATCACTTCGAGCTTGACCTGCGGATGCTCGCGCTTGAACGCGGCGAGCGCATGCGTCGTGCGGCCCGCCGCGAAATCGTCGGGCACGCCGAGCCGGATCGTCAGCGCAACCGTGGCGCCCGACAGCGCCTCCAGCATTTCGTCGTTCAGCGCGAGCATGCGCCGTGCATAGCTGAGCACCGTCACGCCCGCGTCGGTCGGCCGGACGTCGCGCGTGCCTCGGTCGAGCAGGCGGTGGCCGGCGATTTCCTCGAGCCGGCGCACCTTCTGGCTAACCGTCGACTGCGTCGAATGCAGGCGTGCGGAGGCCGTCGTGAAGCTGCCGCAGTCGGCAACCATCACGAGCGCGCGCAACAGGTCGATGTCGAACAGGGGTCTATTCATTTCTGCACTTTTGCGGATTCGAACATTTCATTTCCAAATGCGTGCGACGACTTTTAACATGGCCGGACGCCGCGGGCAATCGCGGTTTCGCCGGACCCGGCGCGGCGTCGTGTGGCGCCGTGCCGGCGCCTGACGCATTGCATCGGCCGCGCATCGGCGTGCGCGGCGCGCAAGGAGGAAACGGGATGTTATTCAAACGGATCGCGATCATCGGCTCGTTTGCGTTGACCACGCTGACGTCGGCCGTGGCTGCCGCCGACGGCGGTGCGCCCGAGGGCCGGCTGCGCAGCGCGGCCGACCGCGGCGACGCGGGCGAGGTGCGTACGCTGCTGGAGCGCGGCGCGCAGGTCGATTCGCGCGACGGGCAGGGCCGTACCGCGTTGTTGATCGCAACGCACGGCAATCACGTCGAGGCGGCGCGCGTGCTGATCGACGCGGGCGCGGACGTCAACGCGAAGGACGCGATCCAGGACAGCCCGTACCTGTATGCCGGCGCGCGCGGCTATCTCGACATCCTGCGGATGACGCTCGCGCACGGCGCCGATCTGCGCAGCACGAACCGGTATCGCGGCACCGCGCTGATTCCGGCGGCCGAGCGTGGCCATGTGGAGACGGTGCGCACGCTGATCGACGCGGGCGTGAACGTCGACCACGTGAACCGGCTCGGTTGGACCGCGCTGCTGGAGGCGATCATGCTCGGCGACGGCAGCGAGCGCTACGTGCGGATCGTGCAGTTGCTCGTCGACGGGCACGCGAACGTCGATCTGGCCGATTCGAACGGGGTGACGCCGCTGCAGCATGCGCGGCAGCGCGGGTACGGCGCGATCGAGCGGGTGCTGGTGGCGGCGGGGGCGCGGTAGGTTTCAACTGGGCGGGGCCGCGCCGCAGTCAGACCCATACTTCACGATACAGGTGAAGATCCCTCGACCATGCCGCGAGGTTTTTCCAGATGACCCGAAGCGGGGTGCCCGAGCGCTCGGCGGCTTCCTCGGCCGCCTTCACCACGACAGGGAGCGGCACCTCGTCGAGGATGACGGAAAACTGCGATTCGTAGCCTTGCGGAATGTGTCCGGTGATCAACGCGTCGGCCAGCAAGCGTTCGGTCAATTCGCCCTTGTAGCTGCGTTCGCGCTCACGACGGCCTTGTAGAGACCGTTTTGCGGCTGCCGCGGGCGTGCCAGGAGTTCGATACCGAGCACGCCGAGCAACGTGATCAGCTTGTTGATGCCGAGATCCTTGACCTTGCCGGCTTCGAGCCGATTGACGGTCAGGCGAGACAACCCGGCGAGCTTTGCGAGTTGTGCCTGCGTGAGGTCGAGTTCGGCGCGCCGTTTCGCGACGGCCTGACCGATTTCATGGAGTTGCATGGCGACCTCCCGACGACGATTCAGTGCTTCCCGATGTAAGCATTTCGAGGCGAGCTGTCGTCGCTGAAAAATGCCATCGCGGTATAGGGCGCATTGCCCATCCGGTCGAAGGAGCATCGGGCGGAGCATTGCCGCGGTCACCTGTATAGACATCAAATTTTGGCGAACATCCGGAAAAACGCGGTCTGTGGCGGCGCTGCATCTCGCAGGGTAAACACCCGAAAATCCCGCAAAAAGACCATCAATCAAGCGTCTCCCCACCTTTTCGGCCCCCATCTCCCCTCAATCCGCTGCCTCCCCGCATTCCCTCGCTTGCGCTCGAAAATCGAGTGGTCTAGACTGCATCGCAGTTTCATCGAAGTCCCGTCTTTCGCGCACCGTGCCGGCGTCCCGGCGCGGCGCCTCCACCGGACGCCGGCGTCGCCCGCCGCGTCGAGACCTTCAAGGACACGCCATGAACCGCACTGCAAAGTTCCTCGTTACCGCGCTGGCGTTCGCGCCGCTCGCGTCGTTCGCACAGGACACGTCGACGATCCGCTGGGGTATCGACCCCACGTATCCGCCGTTCGAGGCGAAGCAGCCCGACGGCTCGCTCGCCGGCTTCGACATCGACCTGCGCAATGCGATCTGCGAGCAGCTGCGTGCGAAGTGCGTGTGGGTCGAGCAGGGCTTCGACGGGATGATCCCGGCGCTGCGCGCGCGCAAGTTCGACGTGATCATGTCCGCAATGACGGCCACCGACGAGCGGCTCAAGCAGATCGACTTCTCGAACAAGCTGTATGCGTCGCCGGGCGCGCTCGTCGCGCCGGTCGGCTCGAAGCTCTTGCCGACCGCCGCGTCGCTCGCGGGCAAGCGCGTCGGGATTGACCAGGGCACGACGCAGGAGACGTACGCGAAGGCCGAATGGGCGACCAAGGGCGTGACGATCGTCTCGTACCAGAACCAGGACCAGGTGTACCAGGATCTCGTCAACGGCCGCCTCGACGCGACCTTCCAGGACAAGACCCAGGCCGGCTACGCGTTTCTGAAGACGCCGCGCGGCAAGGGCTATGCGTTCGCGGGCCCCGACGTAACTGACGTGCGCATCACCGGCTACGGCGTCGCGATGGGCGTGCGCAAGGGTGACGACGCGATGAAGAAGCGGCTGAACGACGCGATCGTCGCGATCCGCGCGAACGGCACCTACCAGAAGATCGCCGCGAAATACTTCGACTTCGACATCTACGGCACGAAGCAGCAGCTGACTTCGGCACCGTGATTCCGTGATTCATTCCATCGACAGGCACACCATGACGACTATCCACGACCGCGTCGCGCAAGCCGTGACGCCCGAACTGATCGCCGCGTTCCGCGAGGAAGGCGCGGTCTGCATCAAGGGCATCTTTTCGCCCGACGAAGTGGCCGCGCTGCGCGCCGGCATCGACGCGAATCTCGCCCAGCCGAGCGAGCGCGCGAAAGTGGCGAGCCAGCCCGACGATCCCGGCTGGTTCTTCGAGGATTTCTGCAACTGGCAGCACAACGACGCATATCGCGACTTCATCGTGCGCTCGCCGGCGCCGTCGGTCGCCGCCGCGCTGATGGGGACCGAGAACGTGCGGCTGCATCACGACCACCTGCTCGTGAAGGAGCCCGGCACGCGGCAGCGCACGCCGTGGCACCAGGACCAGCCGTACTACAACATCGAGGGCGACGACAACGTCAGCATGTGGATTCCGGTCGATCCGGTGCCGCTCGAATCGACGCTGGAATTCGTGGCGGGCTCGCATCTCGGGCCGTGGCTGATGCCGCGCACGTTCATGGACAAGGAGGCGAAGTGGTTCCCGGAAGGCAGCCTGGCGGACCTGCCCGACATCGAAGCCGACCGCGCGGCGTTCCCGATTCGCCACTGGGCGCTCGAGCCTGGCGACATGGTGTGCTTCCGGATGCTCACGCTGCACGCATCGGGCGGCACGCAGAACCGCCGGCGCGCGTTCTCGATCCGTTTCGTCGGCGACGATATCCGTCACGCGCCGCGCCGCTGGAAGACGTCGCCCGAGTTCCCCGGGCTCGCGGAACAGCTGGCCGATGGCGCGGCGCTCGACCACCCGCTGTTTCCGGTCGTGTGGTCGCGTGGCGCGGGGCAGGCTGGCGCGATCTGAGCCGCGCAGTCACGAACACGGCGGCCGTTTCATCGCGAAACGGCCGCCGTGTGCTTTTTCGCGGGTGATAAAGGTCAGGTCGGGTGGCGCCCGGCGCCGGGCTTGAAGCGGGAGCCGAGCCGGTAGCGGTTGCCCGGATGCAGGAA
It encodes the following:
- a CDS encoding GNAT family N-acetyltransferase → MTITTRLLDAADAARFQTVRLRAVDTAPTSFLPTLDEESQVPVDEFATRITPTHERAVFGAFDGDTLVGITGVRRDARTKIAHKATIWGVFVDPAYRGQGIAQTLLESATGHAAQAWQCKQLMLCVNEVNGTAERLYASQGFVRFGTEPRSLYVDGKFYDEHHMVKTLA
- a CDS encoding phytanoyl-CoA dioxygenase family protein, with translation MTTIHDRVAQAVTPELIAAFREEGAVCIKGIFSPDEVAALRAGIDANLAQPSERAKVASQPDDPGWFFEDFCNWQHNDAYRDFIVRSPAPSVAAALMGTENVRLHHDHLLVKEPGTRQRTPWHQDQPYYNIEGDDNVSMWIPVDPVPLESTLEFVAGSHLGPWLMPRTFMDKEAKWFPEGSLADLPDIEADRAAFPIRHWALEPGDMVCFRMLTLHASGGTQNRRRAFSIRFVGDDIRHAPRRWKTSPEFPGLAEQLADGAALDHPLFPVVWSRGAGQAGAI
- a CDS encoding helix-turn-helix domain-containing protein, yielding MQLHEIGQAVAKRRAELDLTQAQLAKLAGLSRLTVNRLEAGKVKDLGINKLITLLGVLGIELLARPRQPQNGLYKAVVSANAATRAN
- a CDS encoding amidohydrolase family protein yields the protein MTNLLIRNVRTSADTALDILIEGDRIARVGPSLDAPAGCAIEDGALALALPGLVEGHTHLDKTHWGMPWYRNQVGPRLVDRIENERHYRATSGHDAGAASLALARAFLAAGTTRIRTHVDVDTEAGLRHLHGVLATRETLRGQVEIQIVAFPQSGVLKRPGTDALLSDALGAGADLLGGLDPCAIEGDPVEAVDVLFAIAERHGRGLDIHLHERASMGAYSLDLILQRTAAHGMQGKVTISHGFCLGDIAERERDALLARMAELGVAIVTTAPAAVPVPSVVACRAAGVTVIGGNDGVRDTWSPYGSPDMLERAMLIGMRNDFRRDDALEVALDCVTHSAARGCGFADYGLQPGSRADVVLVDALTFAEAVVARPVRRLVVSSGKIVARNGALV
- a CDS encoding LysR family transcriptional regulator, with amino-acid sequence MNRPLFDIDLLRALVMVADCGSFTTASARLHSTQSTVSQKVRRLEEIAGHRLLDRGTRDVRPTDAGVTVLSYARRMLALNDEMLEALSGATVALTIRLGVPDDFAAGRTTHALAAFKREHPQVKLEVMCGLSRDISAAYDRGELDLVLIKQRRDSREAVVRWPEKLRWIDSATHPSIDLDPVPIVVFPPRGLYRDDMIKAIEERGRRWRISFTTSSLSGIQAAVADGLGISVLPARVVTDEHVVLTATQGFAPIEHMDIAILHRPTADPMVSELTKTLAAMLEHEEQ
- a CDS encoding ankyrin repeat domain-containing protein gives rise to the protein MLFKRIAIIGSFALTTLTSAVAAADGGAPEGRLRSAADRGDAGEVRTLLERGAQVDSRDGQGRTALLIATHGNHVEAARVLIDAGADVNAKDAIQDSPYLYAGARGYLDILRMTLAHGADLRSTNRYRGTALIPAAERGHVETVRTLIDAGVNVDHVNRLGWTALLEAIMLGDGSERYVRIVQLLVDGHANVDLADSNGVTPLQHARQRGYGAIERVLVAAGAR
- a CDS encoding amidohydrolase family protein — its product is MTERFFINAVDAGGQPVNLVVRDGRFTEIGAECAAAPGAQTIDLDGRVVLPGFVDGHIHLDKSFVGDRWVPHEPVGSLRERLAVEKRQLAAAPPIVERANALIAQAAAFGTIAMRSHVDVDATTGLSNLQAVMAAREQWRGIVDIELVAFPQAGVVTCPGTAEVLDAAVREGADVVGGIDPTTLDGDADGQLDIVFGIAEKRGVKIDIHLHEPGETGIAQLLRIAARTRATGLGGRVNVSHAYALGQVSDDDVQRTAAALAEAGVSILTNAPGDCAFPPVQQLRDAGVHVFAGNDNIRDAWWPYGNGDMLQRAMMVGYRSGFYTDEALGVALDMATHAGARAIGKERYGIAVGCDASFVAVRAPNAAAAVAGVPAERWVFRRGESDTGAPFAPSLRFTR
- a CDS encoding nuclear transport factor 2 family protein, translated to MRRTTAARAARWMAAALFAVTAAHAAAAGPTDAQQEANRRTVLAFYEKGLNEKDADAALAYVGDRYVQHNPNAADGRDGFRKFVAFLRDKYPQSHSEIKRSFVDGDYVILHVHAVREPGTRGSAIMDIFKLENGKIVEHWDVNQPVPEQAANGNTMF
- a CDS encoding glycine zipper 2TM domain-containing protein, which gives rise to MMRMPSTKTVLFASLVAVAALPLTACVAPGYYGAQPGYPQQQQYATPGYAQPAYSQPGYVQQQPAYPNQAPQPYDQYGNQSQYGTQPYDQYGNQQQQYANPYGAQYGTVANIQPVNGSVGPSGVAGTVVGALIGGVLGNQVGRGHGRDAATVIGALGGAVAGNQIGQQMGAAQGPSSYRIDVQVSDGSMRSFDVQSPGNLRPGDRVQINGNQLSRY
- a CDS encoding ABC transporter substrate-binding protein; the protein is MNRTAKFLVTALAFAPLASFAQDTSTIRWGIDPTYPPFEAKQPDGSLAGFDIDLRNAICEQLRAKCVWVEQGFDGMIPALRARKFDVIMSAMTATDERLKQIDFSNKLYASPGALVAPVGSKLLPTAASLAGKRVGIDQGTTQETYAKAEWATKGVTIVSYQNQDQVYQDLVNGRLDATFQDKTQAGYAFLKTPRGKGYAFAGPDVTDVRITGYGVAMGVRKGDDAMKKRLNDAIVAIRANGTYQKIAAKYFDFDIYGTKQQLTSAP